The Gloeobacter morelensis MG652769 genome contains the following window.
GAGCGGTCTGCTCGCCCGATGTCTACGCCGATCCGCTCTTGGCCCCGGTGCACGAGCTGTGCCGCAGCGTCGGCCTCAAGTCGCTGTTGGCGGTGCGCACGTCCTACCAGGGCAAACCGAACGGGGTGATCACCGTCCAACAGCGCGACCGCTTTCGCCGGTGGACCGCGGAGGAGATTGCTCTGCTGGAGGCTGTGGCTGCCCAGGTGGGTATCGCCCTCAACCAGGCGAAGCTGCTGGAGCAAGAAAAAGCCCAGAGTCTGCTGCTTGCCGAACAAAACGCCGCCCTGGCGCGGGCACAACAGGCGGCGGAGGCCGCAAGCCGCACCAAGAACGAATTTTTGGCCACGATGAGTCACGAAATCCGCACGCCCATGAACGGCGTGATCGGGCTTGCGGATGTGTTGCTCGCGGACGGGGGGCTTACCCACCGGCAGCGCGACTCCATCGAGACCATCCGTGCCAGCGGCGAGACGCTGCTGACGATCATCAACGACATTCTTGATTTTTCGAAGGCCGAATCGGGGTGCATCGAACTGGAGACCAAGCGCTTCGACCTGCATGCTTTGCTTGCCGGCTGCGTCGATTTGCTGAGGCCCGAGGCCACGCAAAAACACCTGCAGCTCTGCTGTACCCTCCAGCCGCAGGTGCCCCAGGCGGTAGCCGGCGACGCGGCCCGGCTGCGGCAGATTCTGGTCAACTTGATCGGCAATGCCGTCAAGTTCACTACAAGCGGTGCGGTATCGGTGAACGTGACAGTTGAGCAGCCGGCCGATAACCCGCCTGCAAAGTGGCAGTTGCGCTTTGCTGTCCGCGACACCGGCATCGGCATCCCGGCTGAGCGGATGGACCGTCTTTTCAAACCCTTCAGCCAGGTGGACGCCTCGACCACCCGCCGCTACGGCGGTACCGGCCTGGGATTGGCAATCTGCAAGCGCCTGGTGGAGCTGATGGGCGGACGCATCTGGGTGGAGAGCGAACCCGGCCGGGGTTCGACTTTCTCCTTTACGATCGTGGCGGCGGCAACCGATGCCCCGGCGCCTGCCTCGCCGGTGGAAGCACCCTGGGTAAAGCCGCTGCCGCTGCGCATCTTGCTGGCCGAGGACAACCCCCTGAACCAGAAGGTGGCCCTACAGTTGCTGCGGCGATTGGGCTATCGGGCCCATGTCGCCACCGACGGTGAGGAAGTGCTGCGTGCCCTGCGCCGCCAGCGCTACGATCTGGTGCTGATGGACGTGCAGATGCCCATGATCGACGGGCTGGAAGCCACCCGGCGCATCGCGCGCGAGTTCGCCGCCGCCGAGCGGCCCCGGATCATCGCCCTGACGGCCGGGGCGACCCTGCAGGATGAGCAGGCCTGCCTGCGCGCCGGCATGGACGGCTTTATCAGCAAACCGATTCGCATCGGCGAACTGCGCCGCGCCCTCGAACGCTGGGGAGCCGGCTGAGCGCCTGGGGCTTCTCGGCGCCGGCAAGTACGCATTTTGACTGCGATCCATTTGAGAACTAACCTGAGGGGTAGGCCAACAGGCCAGTCGGGAGGGAGCGGCGATGGAACAGTTCGATTTTGACGTAGTGATCGTAGGCGGTGGTCCGGCCGGTTGTACGTGTGCGCTGTACACTGCCCGCTCCGAACTCAAGACGGTCATTCTGGATAAGAACCCGGCGGCCGGCGCCCTCGCCATCACCCACAAGATTGCCAACTACCCCGGGGTGCCCGGGGAGATGAGCGGCGATCACCTGCTTGAAGTGATGCGCGATCAGGCCGTCGAATTCGGAACCGTTTACCGGCGCGCCCAGGTCTACGGCCTCGACCTTAGCGAGCCGGTCAAAAAAGTCTATACTCCAGAAGGAGTCTTCACCGGCCGTGCCCTGGTGCTCGCCACCGGGGCGATGGGCCGTATCGCGTCGATTCCTGGCGAGGCGGAGTACCTGGGGCGGGGGGTGAGCTACTGCGCCACCTGCGACGGGGCATTTTACCGCAACCGCGAGGTGGTGGTGGTCGGCCTCAACCCCGAGGCCGTCGAAGAGGCCCAGGTGCTCACCAAGTTTGCTTCGACGGTGCACTGGATCACTCCCAAAGACCCCCACACCCTGGACGGCCACGCCGACGATCTGCTGGCCCACCCGTCGGTCAAGCTCTGGGAGAAGACGCGCCTGATTCGCATCAAGGGCGAGGAGGCGGGGGTGACCGCCGTCGAGGTGCGCCACCCGGGTGAATCCGATAGTCAGGAGTTAGCGGCGGAAGGGGTGTTTGTCTACCTGCAGGGCTCGAAGCCGATCACCGACTTTGTGGCGGGCCAGGTCGAGATGAAACCCGACGGCGGCGTCTGGGTCGACGAGATGATGCAGACTTCGGTACCCGGCGTCTGGGCGATCGGTGACATCCGCAACACGCCCTTTAAGCAGGCGGTGGTGGCGGCGGGGGACGGCTGCATCGCGGCGATGGCCATCGACCGCTTCCTCAACAGCCGCAAAGCGATCAAGCCCGACTGGGCGCATTAGAGCAGGTGTCAGGCTAGATGACTGAAAAAACGCTAAAGAACGACCAGGGCCGGCTCGCGGGCGATGCTTCACTCAAGTAGATTGTTCTGCAGTAATAATTCATGTCCATAAGAGTTATCGATTTTGCAACGCCACTCACCCTTTGAATCTTTCGTGAAAACATAGGTGGCGTTCCTCTCGATTGCCGGCAGATTGGCGGCTGAAACTAGGGTCTTGGCGAGGACAAGAGCCGTATCCCCAGCTTCCAGTACCTTCATTCCAGCTTGCCGGACACGCAGGGTGTGATCAAAATGTGCAGCTATCGCTTCCATTGCCTTTCTGATTTCTGTCTTCCCGGCAGCATTTTTGCCAGGCTTGATGACAAGAATTCCGTCTTCTGCATAGATTTCTAATAATCTATCGAAATCTTCTTGCATGATTGCTTTGTCAGCTGCTTCGATGAGCAGCTCTAACGCATGTTTCGTCATTTCAGGATGCGATCCTTTTGGGTTGAAACGCAGAGCGGGCCGATCCTCCTGTGGCAAGCAGTGCGCAGGCTGGAGGATGTCCCACCTGTCCATAAATTCTATAGCCTCGCGGGTTCACGTGTCCGCTCGAAAAGCTGCCAGGTTTCAGGCAGCTTACTGGCAGCTGAGACCTGGCTCAAACGAACACCACCCCAGCAGCTTCGCCGACGGTCCCGATCGGAA
Protein-coding sequences here:
- a CDS encoding NAD(P)/FAD-dependent oxidoreductase; this encodes MEQFDFDVVIVGGGPAGCTCALYTARSELKTVILDKNPAAGALAITHKIANYPGVPGEMSGDHLLEVMRDQAVEFGTVYRRAQVYGLDLSEPVKKVYTPEGVFTGRALVLATGAMGRIASIPGEAEYLGRGVSYCATCDGAFYRNREVVVVGLNPEAVEEAQVLTKFASTVHWITPKDPHTLDGHADDLLAHPSVKLWEKTRLIRIKGEEAGVTAVEVRHPGESDSQELAAEGVFVYLQGSKPITDFVAGQVEMKPDGGVWVDEMMQTSVPGVWAIGDIRNTPFKQAVVAAGDGCIAAMAIDRFLNSRKAIKPDWAH
- a CDS encoding YybH family protein; the protein is MTKHALELLIEAADKAIMQEDFDRLLEIYAEDGILVIKPGKNAAGKTEIRKAMEAIAAHFDHTLRVRQAGMKVLEAGDTALVLAKTLVSAANLPAIERNATYVFTKDSKGEWRCKIDNSYGHELLLQNNLLE
- a CDS encoding ATP-binding protein — protein: MAAKEPLVYDLKKTLLSGGYDLALQWADGAASLHQALMSERPEIILAADGPEEIDAFLLLRSLTIHNCCELPLVWIGDAPSTPERSYLSGADLHLLVLTVERALHQAQQRRETGVARAALRRSEQRLDLFFSQSLDGFFFMMLDQPVRWDATVDKERTLDYVFAHQRLTRVNDALLAQYRASGEQLLGRTPADLFAHDLELGRRLWREFFDRGKLHVETDERRFDGAPMWVEGDYICLYDEQGRITGHFGIQRDVTVRKLAQEALRTSEAALQEQLQRTLLLQRICEQIRSSLDSRQIFQATVDQVGRALGVNCVRILVYSPTPRPELHFAAEYLEEGYPPVHHGSVPVAGDPHAQRVLECDRAVCSPDVYADPLLAPVHELCRSVGLKSLLAVRTSYQGKPNGVITVQQRDRFRRWTAEEIALLEAVAAQVGIALNQAKLLEQEKAQSLLLAEQNAALARAQQAAEAASRTKNEFLATMSHEIRTPMNGVIGLADVLLADGGLTHRQRDSIETIRASGETLLTIINDILDFSKAESGCIELETKRFDLHALLAGCVDLLRPEATQKHLQLCCTLQPQVPQAVAGDAARLRQILVNLIGNAVKFTTSGAVSVNVTVEQPADNPPAKWQLRFAVRDTGIGIPAERMDRLFKPFSQVDASTTRRYGGTGLGLAICKRLVELMGGRIWVESEPGRGSTFSFTIVAAATDAPAPASPVEAPWVKPLPLRILLAEDNPLNQKVALQLLRRLGYRAHVATDGEEVLRALRRQRYDLVLMDVQMPMIDGLEATRRIAREFAAAERPRIIALTAGATLQDEQACLRAGMDGFISKPIRIGELRRALERWGAG